ATGGGCGGGAAAGCATGGAATTCGCCGGGAGCACGACGGTGCGGCGGTTGAAGTTCCGGGCATCCAGCATGGATTGGCATCAGTTTTTAGGGTTTACCGCGGAAACCCCCACGGTGCTGGGGAAACGGGTCAACCCATGGGAGGCGCAGGCCGCGGATCACCAGGCCCGGCGGCGGACGCAGCTGCAGGCCACGGACATGGAGGCCGCACTGCAGCGGATGACCGGACAGGGGGAGATACAGTTCCGGGGCGTGCAGCAAccggccatccaggccatccaggatggggccagcccggtggtggcggtgatgcCCACCGGGGGCGGGAAAAGCATGTTATTCATGTTGCCCGCGTTCGTGGCCCCGGGGGGTGTACCATCGTGGTGGTCCCGTTAGTTTCACTGCGGGCGGATTTGATGCAGCGGTGCCAGCAGCTCGGGATCCGGTGTGTATCATGGGAGAGCCGACGACCCCCGGATGAAGCTGCCATTGTGTTGGTGACGCCCGAATCCAGCGAGGACCCGGATTTCCACACGTTTTTGAACCGGCAGCGgtggatgcggcggttgGACCGGATCGTGGTGGACGAGTGCCATATTATATTGAATTCGCAGAAGGATTTCCGGCCGGCCATGGCCCGATTAGGGCGGTTGGTCAGTGCGCGCACGCAGATGGTATTTTTAACGGCCACACTGCCCCCCAGTATGGAACGAATATTTGTCCAGCGGATCCAGCATCCCGCCAGCGCGGTGGGTATGTACCGGGCCCGGACCAGCCGGGGGAACGTGGCATACCGGGTATGGCGGCCCATTTTACCGCGCCAGACCCCGCGGGAACCCCATCAGTGGTTGGTGACGCCCGGGGTGGTGCAGTACATCCAGGGTCGGATCCAGCAAGCGCGGGGGGGCCGGGTGATCGTGTACGGGCAGACCAAGAGCCAGGTGCAGGCCATCAGCCGGGAATTCGGGTGTGAGGCATACCACAGTGAGGCAGTGGACCGGGCTGGGGTGATGCAGCGGTTCCAGGACGGGCTGCACCGGGTGATTGCGGCCACCAGTGCGTTAGGGATGGGTACCTGGATGGGACGGTGGATGGATACACGCGGGAGCGGTGCCGGGATCAGGGTCCGGATGAATTGGCATGTGACGGGTGTGATCCCGATTGGGAGGTGCAGGAGGAGCCCGTTAGTATGGCCAGCAGTCcgccagggtcagggtcagggtcagggttcAGCCGTTTCGGGAGGGCACCAGAGTCAGGGTTCGAAGGTTCCGGGCAGGGAGATCCAGAGTTAGGGTTACCCAATGATGCGGTTCGCAGTTCTGGAGCCCAGATTCATACTGGATTAGGGTTTATCCCGCATTATGCATCATCCAGTTCCGATACAGGGGAGAACCCGGATCACCCGCGGGCCATGTCCATTGACAGCGGCGAGTCCATTACATCCCAGGTGCCCCGAGCCCGGGTTAttcccgccagcgccgggTATACCCCCCAAGAGCGGCAGTATGAGCAGGCGGCCGTCCAacagcaggcgcaggccatgcaggctgggattgaTGAGGAATTCATTGAGCAGGAGGCCCGGCAATGGCTGGACCAGTGTTATATTTGCACGGTTCGGGGGCGGGATGGGGACCATCAATTAGAGCAATGCACGCATGCAGAGAGCCATGCAGCGCAGGAATGGTTGGGGCAGGTGCAGCGGCGGGTGGATTATGTGCCGTTTCGGTGTTGTTATCAATGCGGGATGCCGCAGGCGATATGCCATGGGTGGCAGCATGGGGAGGCATGTACATGGCGCGGGGCGTTGCTCCCGATGATTGCCGGGATGGTGTACGGGCCATTCCGCCGTATGGTCCAGCCCGCATGGGAGCAGTGGTTACAGCCGCGGCAGTTGGAGGGCCGGGTGATATACGCCGGGAAGAtattccagcaggagattgTGGCCGGGCCCGTTCCGGCCGGGGATTATCGATCGGTGGCGGCATTTTTTGGGCAGGGTACTGTTGATAGACAGGGAGTTGAGGTCCAGGCAGTATTTTGTTGGTTACGACGGGTATGtcatgatatcgaagccggGTTAATATGACGGTAGGATTGAGAAGAGAAATCCATATCATTCCGGGTGTGTggtgaagaatatatatgaCAGGGCATAGTTTTAGGTTTGGTccagatatagatatatatcaccgGGTTATAGCGAAGAGTATATATCGCAGGAGATATTTTTAGATGCAgaccagatatatatatatattatcggGGTATGAAAGATCCCGGGAGATGATTATTTTGGAAAAAATTAGATTGATAGATCATAGAGTATAGCCAAAGGATTTTgattagttttataattcaAGTAAGGACATAGGACAGAACAGGGTAATGATTTATTAagagaatcagaatatattttatcatatTTGGATTAGAG
This region of Aspergillus puulaauensis MK2 DNA, chromosome 5, nearly complete sequence genomic DNA includes:
- a CDS encoding uncharacterized protein (COG:L;~EggNog:ENOG410PV6B;~antiSMASH:Cluster_5.11) — protein: MSIDSGESITSQVPRARVIPASAGYTPQERQYEQAAVQQQAQAMQAGIDEEFIEQEARQWLDQCYICTVRGRDGDHQLEQCTHAESHAAQEWLGQVQRRVDYVPFRCCYQCGMPQAICHGWQHGEACTWRGALLPMIAGMVYGPFRRMVQPAWEQWLQPRQLEGRVIYAGKIFQQEIVAGPVPAGDYRSVAAFFGQGTVDRQGVEVQAVFCWLRR